A window of Fusarium musae strain F31 chromosome 1, whole genome shotgun sequence genomic DNA:
AAGTATTAGAAAAGAAATAGAGTCCTTGGTGTCCAGTTGCCTTTCCTCGTCAAGATGCTCAACTTCATTTCTCCCATCATTCCGTgtaacaagaacaagatttTTATCTTCGCCCCCACTGCCAGTCGTCGTCTCATTTCCACGAAGGGGGGGTATCATACAATCTTGTGTTAAGTTTTTGGGTCCCAATCAATTTTGTGTTGTGTCTTCACTCCGTGGCACGAACTGCTCTCGCTGCCCATCCCTTTTCGACGTTGGTCTTTTTCGCCTttgttccttttttttttgttctgCTGATCCCAAATTGGTGATGTTTTTGGTTTTGCTGAGAGTAagggtaaaaaaaaaagaaatcccGGAGTTGGTAAGCCTTGAAGTCGTCATTCTGTCATTAGCGGTCATTATGATTTTGATTTGTTTTCGTGTCCGTTTTTTTTGTCTACTGGTGAAGAGAGAGTGATGTTGTTTTCACTCTTCCTCAGATTCAGCTCGGGCGGCACGGGCAGCGGCTtcgtcttccttcttcttcctttggcgggcttcttcctcgggAGTCATGGTGCGCAGCTGGAGGGCGTGGATGCCGTTCTCCTGGGCCATCTCATCGCGGAGAAGGGCGTAGACCATGCGGTGACGGGCAGGCTGCATCTTGGAGTTGAAGGCGTCGGAGGTGATGACCACGCTGTCACGCGTTAGTTATGCATTGCATCTTGATTGTGAAGTTGGGTTGACCGGGGTATGTGCAGAGGAAGGGTGTGAGTGAGTATGGGGTACAAGAGACTGCATTGCATGACAAGAGTGTCACgcgggatgagatgagatgagatgagatgaggcgaCATGATGTGATTCCAAattgtgatgagatgagaaaaGGAGGTTGCACAGAAGTCGGTTGGCAGTGACAAAGAGCGCAATTCTTACCGAAAGTGTGTCTCGCTGGAGGTAGTGTGTTCCATGGCCTTGTGGTGGGAGTGAAGATGAGAGTCATTGTAGATCTCGAGAGTTTGGGGGTTGAAGGCCGCGGTGATCTAGAGGGAATAGTCAATGGGTGGTTTCGCCGAATATGCACAATTGAGATCTCTCTCACCTTGGCTCGAATAAGATCCTCAACGGGAGTGTTGGAGTTGCTCATGGTTGAGAGCTGTCGCTGGACGCTCGAAAAGCCGAGCGCGTATCGTCGAAACATGAGGTATGGCGGTCTGAAAATAGAAGAACGTAGCGACGTCCAGGTACAATTTTGCGCAATGTCGACTAAAAACTAGATAAGAGTCGACAAAGGCGAAACAGATGCGACTATTTAAAAAACGAATTGAGTCGAGGCCAACTCGGAATTTGCGGGcgatataataaagaaagaaagaatagAATCTTTCTTGTCGGGATCCCAAGTGGAGCGGTAATGGATCGACAGGGCAAGACGAAAGGCTCTGGTTGGCCTTTGGCTGGTGGGAGCTTGTGAGGGAGGTGAAGTAGGTTTTTCTAATGAGGTTCCCGAGTTGTCGGTTTGTCCGCCTCTTTAAGCTTTAGGTTATCGGTCTGGCTCTGCCCCCAAAAATAACCACACTGTGATTGTCTGTGACGTGACAACTGAAAGCAGAAACAGGACGTCAAAAGCGAGAAAAATAGCAAACAAGAGGCTTTGCAggcgagacgagacgagacgagacgagacgagacggaAAGTGAAAGGTTGGAAATACAAGTTGGAAGAGGCGGGACAGGACAAACTGATATACGTTTCAAGATATGGACGGGATATGGGATCTAGAGAAGCTTGGACTAGACTACCTACTAACCTAGGTGTGTACAGTACATTCTATGGATGGATCAGTACCTAAAGCAAGTATCTAAAAGTGGCGGAACACGTTCACTCTTTGGTGAAAAAACAAAAACGCATACACTGGTTGTGATTTGTGAAATGGACAACTCAGGGCGCCGTTATCCCGTTTCGGTGTGAAGTCGGTGTAGGAAACAACAAGCAAAAAAGGAACAAAACAACCAGAAGCA
This region includes:
- a CDS encoding hypothetical protein (EggNog:ENOG41~BUSCO:EOG09265LEG), with amino-acid sequence MSNSNTPVEDLIRAKITAAFNPQTLEIYNDSHLHSHHKAMEHTTSSETHFRVVITSDAFNSKMQPARHRMVYALLRDEMAQENGIHALQLRTMTPEEEARQRKKKEDEAAARAARAESEEE